Proteins encoded together in one Nitrospirota bacterium window:
- the topA gene encoding type I DNA topoisomerase, which yields MKSLVIVESPAKAKTISKILGKDFTVKASVGHIRDLPAKEMGIDIEKGFAPKYIIIPGKETVIKDLKKAAKEADTVYLAPDPDREGEAIAWHIAEEIKGKAKKVFRVTFNEITKTAVKEAMNHPTEINVQKVDAQQARRILDRLVGYELSPLLWRKVRRGLSAGRVQSVAVRLIVDREREIEAFKQEEYWSINAEFEGSNKPVFWSKLVKYRGDKVEIGNAEQAEAAAADIRASRFVLSKIDKKKKKRNPAPPFITSTLQQEASRKLRFTAKKTMMMAQQLYEGIEIGEEGEVGLITYMRTDSLRVSVEAQQAAREYIEATYGKDFAPEKPPVYKSKASAQDAHEAVRPTYLTNAPEAIKQYLSKDQLALYKLIWNRFIASQMAPAELEQTTFEISCATEPCKGEPVLRASGSVVKFQGFMALYTEGTDEVMDEGEALLPLLNQGEPLSLLELQPKQHFTQPPPRYTEATLVKALEEKGIGRPSTYAAILSTIQDRKYVQKAEGKFSPTELGTVVNDFLVERFSELMDISFTANMEENLDHIEDGKKKWAKIVKDFYKPFHEKLNEAAAVKGKVKPEDIATEQTCENCGKPMVIRWGRHGRFYACTGFPECKTTKPLEGEGQAGEPETTDEKCPKCESPMVIRSGRFGKFIACSKYPECKTTKPVSTGMKCPLDGGDIVERRSKRGKFWGCGNYPNCTFVSWYKPVPVPCPKCGAAFLTEKWDKAGNVTHICVNKECGHKAEVNKEDTEPAAAS from the coding sequence ATGAAATCGCTTGTTATAGTTGAGTCGCCCGCAAAGGCCAAAACGATCAGCAAGATCCTTGGCAAAGATTTTACGGTCAAGGCTTCCGTCGGCCATATCAGGGACCTGCCTGCCAAGGAGATGGGCATTGACATAGAGAAGGGCTTTGCTCCCAAGTATATCATCATCCCCGGCAAGGAGACGGTGATCAAAGACCTGAAAAAGGCTGCAAAAGAGGCTGATACCGTATATCTTGCCCCTGACCCTGACCGGGAAGGGGAAGCGATCGCCTGGCATATTGCTGAGGAGATCAAGGGCAAGGCTAAAAAAGTATTTCGTGTCACCTTTAATGAAATAACCAAGACCGCGGTCAAGGAGGCGATGAACCACCCGACCGAGATCAATGTTCAGAAGGTCGATGCGCAGCAGGCGCGCCGGATCCTCGACAGGCTTGTGGGATATGAACTCAGTCCGCTGCTCTGGAGAAAGGTTCGCAGAGGCTTAAGCGCAGGAAGGGTCCAGTCAGTGGCGGTCAGATTGATCGTTGACCGTGAACGTGAGATCGAGGCCTTCAAGCAGGAAGAGTACTGGTCGATCAACGCGGAGTTCGAAGGCTCGAACAAGCCTGTATTCTGGTCAAAGCTTGTAAAATACCGCGGCGACAAAGTTGAGATCGGCAATGCCGAACAGGCCGAGGCTGCTGCCGCTGATATCAGGGCCAGCAGGTTCGTCCTTTCAAAGATCGACAAAAAGAAGAAAAAGAGGAACCCGGCCCCGCCTTTTATCACAAGCACGCTCCAGCAGGAAGCCTCCCGTAAACTTCGCTTCACGGCCAAAAAGACGATGATGATGGCCCAGCAGCTTTATGAAGGCATCGAAATCGGCGAGGAGGGTGAAGTGGGACTCATAACCTACATGAGGACAGACTCTCTCAGGGTCTCTGTTGAGGCCCAGCAGGCTGCCAGAGAATATATCGAAGCGACCTATGGCAAGGATTTTGCGCCTGAAAAACCGCCTGTGTACAAAAGCAAGGCATCTGCCCAGGACGCCCACGAGGCAGTGCGTCCGACCTATTTGACCAATGCCCCGGAAGCAATAAAACAGTATTTGAGCAAAGATCAGCTTGCCCTGTACAAGCTCATATGGAACCGTTTCATCGCAAGTCAGATGGCCCCTGCGGAGCTTGAACAGACGACCTTCGAGATCTCCTGTGCTACAGAACCGTGCAAGGGTGAACCGGTGCTCAGGGCCTCAGGCAGTGTCGTAAAGTTCCAGGGGTTCATGGCGCTGTACACAGAAGGCACGGACGAAGTGATGGATGAAGGTGAAGCGCTCCTTCCTCTGCTTAATCAGGGAGAGCCGCTCTCGCTCCTTGAACTGCAGCCAAAGCAGCATTTTACCCAGCCTCCGCCGCGGTACACCGAGGCGACACTGGTCAAGGCGCTTGAGGAAAAAGGCATCGGCAGGCCGAGTACGTACGCTGCCATCCTCTCGACCATACAGGACAGGAAATATGTGCAGAAGGCAGAGGGCAAGTTCTCTCCCACTGAGCTCGGCACAGTCGTGAATGACTTTCTTGTTGAGCGGTTCAGCGAACTTATGGACATCAGTTTTACGGCAAACATGGAAGAGAACCTTGACCATATTGAGGACGGCAAAAAGAAATGGGCAAAGATCGTAAAGGACTTCTACAAGCCCTTTCATGAGAAATTGAACGAGGCTGCAGCCGTGAAGGGCAAGGTAAAACCTGAGGACATAGCAACCGAGCAGACCTGCGAGAACTGCGGCAAGCCGATGGTGATACGCTGGGGAAGGCATGGAAGGTTCTATGCCTGCACAGGGTTCCCTGAATGCAAGACGACCAAACCGCTTGAGGGCGAAGGCCAGGCAGGGGAGCCTGAAACAACAGACGAGAAATGCCCGAAGTGCGAATCACCTATGGTCATACGGTCCGGCAGGTTCGGCAAATTCATCGCCTGCTCCAAATATCCGGAATGCAAGACAACGAAACCGGTCTCTACGGGCATGAAATGCCCGCTTGATGGCGGAGACATTGTGGAGCGAAGGTCAAAACGAGGCAAGTTCTGGGGATGCGGCAATTATCCCAACTGTACCTTTGTCTCCTGGTATAAGCCTGTTCCTGTGCCATGCCCCAAGTGCGGCGCAGCATTTCTGACCGAGAAGTGGGACAAGGCCGGCAATGTGACCCATATCTGCGTTAATAAGGAATGCGGTCACAAGGCCGAGGTCAATAAAGAAGATACAGAGCCTGCTGCAGCAAGCTGA
- a CDS encoding argininosuccinate synthase: MVKKIVLAYSGGLDTSVAIAWLKETYNAEVIAFCADLGQKEELKTVKQKALRTGASKVYVEDLREEFVKDYIFPMLRGNAVYEGFYLLGTSIARPLIAKKQIEIAITEKADAVAHGSTGKGNDQIRFELTYYALKPDIKVLAPWREWTFNSRESLIDYAGKHNIPVTATKAKPYSTDRNILHISYEGGILEDPWLEPTRDMYTLAVPIEEAPAKAEYIEIGFEQGDPVSVNGKKLSPAKLLEKLNEIGGRHGVGRVDIVENRYVGIKSRGVYETPGGTILHVARRAVQSITLDREVTHLLDSLMPKYAEMVYYGYWFAPERLALQGMIDEVQKVVTGTARIKLYKGSCIIAGRKAPKSLYNVKLATFEAEDVYNQKDAEGFIKLNALRLKANRSLRGR; encoded by the coding sequence ATGGTTAAGAAGATCGTGCTTGCATATTCCGGAGGCCTGGACACTTCGGTTGCCATAGCATGGCTGAAAGAGACCTATAACGCGGAGGTCATAGCATTCTGCGCTGACTTGGGGCAGAAGGAAGAGCTGAAGACCGTTAAGCAGAAGGCGCTCAGAACCGGCGCATCAAAGGTCTATGTCGAGGACCTGCGCGAAGAGTTCGTCAAAGACTACATTTTCCCCATGCTTCGCGGCAATGCCGTGTATGAAGGGTTCTATCTTTTAGGCACATCCATTGCGCGTCCGCTTATTGCAAAAAAACAGATAGAGATAGCAATAACGGAAAAGGCTGATGCTGTTGCCCATGGTTCAACAGGCAAGGGCAATGACCAGATACGTTTCGAGCTGACGTATTACGCGCTCAAGCCGGACATTAAGGTCCTGGCGCCCTGGAGGGAATGGACATTCAACTCGCGCGAATCCCTTATTGACTATGCCGGAAAGCACAACATACCGGTCACTGCCACAAAAGCAAAGCCTTACAGCACGGACAGGAATATCCTTCATATAAGCTATGAGGGGGGGATCCTTGAGGATCCGTGGCTTGAGCCGACCAGGGACATGTACACCCTGGCCGTGCCGATCGAAGAGGCCCCTGCAAAGGCGGAATATATCGAGATTGGCTTTGAACAGGGAGATCCGGTCAGCGTGAACGGCAAAAAGCTTTCACCGGCCAAACTGCTCGAAAAACTGAACGAGATCGGCGGCAGACATGGCGTCGGCAGGGTCGATATTGTCGAGAACCGGTATGTAGGCATCAAGTCGCGCGGTGTGTATGAGACCCCAGGAGGGACCATTCTGCATGTGGCGCGCCGGGCTGTACAGTCCATTACCCTTGATCGCGAGGTTACGCATCTTCTCGATTCTCTTATGCCGAAGTATGCGGAGATGGTGTACTACGGGTACTGGTTTGCTCCTGAGCGGCTGGCGCTCCAGGGCATGATCGACGAGGTCCAGAAGGTCGTGACCGGCACTGCCAGGATCAAGCTCTACAAGGGCAGCTGCATCATCGCAGGCAGGAAGGCGCCGAAGTCTTTATATAATGTGAAGCTTGCCACCTTTGAGGCTGAGGATGTGTACAACCAGAAGGATGCTGAAGGGTTCATTAAACTGAATGCCTTGAGGCTTAAGGCGAACAGGTCACTCAGGGGCAGGTAG
- the dprA gene encoding DNA-protecting protein DprA, whose translation MSDLRYWIGLSLVQDIGPITAKQLIAHAGDPEHIFRMDMHDLLSIHGITRARAENIRTFSLWDDVEKQVRGLEKRGLSAICYGDADYPPALKEIPDAPVVLYVKGTYQPEDRYGIAVVGSRKYSPYGETVTHKISGELASAGLTVISGMARGIDTFAHRSALTAGGRTIAVLGSGLDVFYPAENKGLMEKIAASGCVMTEFPLGTAPNRENFPRRNRLISGLSMGVLVIEAAEGSGSLITAAIALEQNREVFAVPGNITSGTSAGTNLLIRQGARMVTRADDIIEELAPVLKGFIRSGTRQEVELSAEEKGLCAGMTCEPQHIDIISREIRLPVHRILDILLSLELKGVVRQSDGKRFYLA comes from the coding sequence GTGTCTGACCTCAGATACTGGATCGGCCTTTCTCTTGTTCAGGACATAGGGCCGATAACCGCAAAGCAGCTGATTGCACATGCAGGCGATCCGGAACATATCTTCAGAATGGATATGCATGACCTTCTTTCGATTCATGGCATAACCAGGGCCCGGGCAGAGAATATCAGGACTTTCTCGCTTTGGGACGATGTGGAAAAACAGGTGAGAGGTCTGGAGAAAAGGGGGCTTTCTGCGATCTGTTACGGAGATGCGGACTATCCTCCAGCGCTGAAAGAGATCCCTGATGCACCGGTCGTTCTTTATGTAAAAGGAACATATCAGCCTGAGGACCGGTATGGTATTGCGGTCGTAGGCTCCAGGAAATATTCCCCGTACGGCGAGACCGTAACGCATAAGATCTCCGGAGAGCTCGCTTCTGCAGGGCTCACGGTCATCAGCGGCATGGCACGGGGCATTGACACGTTCGCCCACCGGAGCGCTTTGACCGCAGGGGGCAGGACTATTGCCGTATTGGGCTCAGGTCTTGATGTCTTCTACCCGGCAGAAAATAAGGGACTGATGGAAAAGATCGCGGCTTCAGGCTGTGTCATGACCGAGTTCCCTCTTGGCACCGCGCCGAACAGGGAGAACTTCCCGCGAAGAAACAGACTCATAAGCGGGCTTTCGATGGGTGTGCTGGTGATCGAGGCAGCAGAAGGCAGCGGTTCGCTCATCACGGCAGCCATAGCGCTTGAGCAGAACAGGGAAGTTTTTGCTGTGCCGGGCAATATCACGTCAGGCACCTCTGCAGGCACGAACCTGTTGATACGGCAGGGCGCCAGGATGGTGACCCGGGCAGATGATATTATTGAGGAACTGGCCCCCGTGCTGAAAGGGTTCATCAGGAGCGGTACAAGGCAGGAGGTCGAACTCTCGGCTGAGGAAAAGGGTCTCTGTGCCGGTATGACATGCGAACCGCAGCATATTGATATCATATCCAGAGAGATCAGGTTGCCAGTTCACAGGATTCTTGATATACTCCTTTCCCTGGAGTTAAAGGGGGTTGTAAGACAGTCAGATGGAAAGAGGTTCTATCTTGCATGA
- the ccsB gene encoding c-type cytochrome biogenesis protein CcsB, with protein METLLFEFALTCYFAATIACGLELFKGTRTTSRIMFGLVIAGFVLHTITILARYFISGHMPTASLHEASSFFSWCIVLLFFFLEYRYRVGLLGSFIMPVVFVLMLTSSMLPRKIESLSPILQSSWLFIHTAFAFIGDAAFAMAFGIGIMYLVQEHYVKSKHLGGLFKRLPSLQILDEMNYRLITIGFPFLTLAIITGALWAETALGRFWRWDPKEVWSLITWFIYAGVLHLRLTKGWRGKKAAILSIIGFLVVLFTFFGVNLLLKGYHAF; from the coding sequence ATGGAAACGCTTCTTTTTGAGTTCGCACTCACCTGTTATTTTGCCGCTACCATTGCCTGCGGCCTTGAACTGTTCAAGGGAACCAGGACCACCTCACGCATCATGTTCGGCCTTGTGATAGCCGGGTTTGTACTCCACACGATAACTATCCTTGCGCGGTATTTCATCTCAGGACACATGCCCACAGCAAGTCTCCACGAGGCTTCTTCTTTTTTCTCCTGGTGCATTGTGCTGCTCTTCTTTTTCCTTGAATACCGATACCGCGTCGGGCTTCTCGGCTCATTTATCATGCCTGTGGTATTTGTCCTTATGCTCACGTCCTCCATGCTGCCGAGAAAGATAGAGAGCCTGAGCCCGATTCTGCAGAGTTCCTGGCTCTTTATCCATACCGCGTTTGCCTTTATCGGCGATGCTGCCTTTGCCATGGCTTTCGGTATCGGCATCATGTATCTGGTTCAGGAGCACTACGTCAAGTCCAAGCATCTGGGAGGTCTCTTCAAAAGACTGCCGAGCCTCCAGATCCTCGATGAGATGAATTACCGCCTGATCACGATCGGCTTTCCCTTCCTGACCCTGGCGATCATTACCGGTGCGCTCTGGGCTGAAACTGCGCTCGGCAGATTCTGGAGATGGGACCCTAAAGAGGTTTGGTCCCTGATCACCTGGTTTATCTATGCCGGCGTGCTCCACCTGAGGCTCACCAAAGGCTGGCGGGGGAAAAAGGCGGCTATCCTTTCGATCATCGGTTTCTTAGTTGTTCTTTTCACCTTCTTCGGCGTTAATCTGCTGCTTAAGGGATACCACGCATTCTGA
- the feoB gene encoding ferrous iron transport protein B produces MQKKKKIRDDRRSYSRIVLIGNPNVGKSVIFGLLTGQYVTVSNYPGTTVEVASGNLTLNNEKFLLIDSPGVNSFIPMSEDERVTRDILLAEQSNNVVLVADSKNLKRALMLLIQLAEMALPCILVLNMEDEAKARGIDIDYRRLEEIVGIKVIGTVAPQRKGIGKLRDSILMPQNARISTDYGKIIEEYVDSISSLLPEAHISRRALSLMILAGDESLKTWGIAHLDPKTIDKIEDLRYEAETRAKEPLSSIISRARIEAAEKVVLEVQTQYEPEAGHIARWLGKWTMHPFVGLFFVLFALFCFYEFVGKFGAGTLVDFFQNVIFQDYLNPAIEKTVKTLIPSPFIQDFFVGQYGLFTMALTYAVAIILPITATFFIAFGFLEDSGYLPRIAVLTNGAFSKIGLNGKAVLPMVLGLGCGTMATMTTRILETKRERLIATFLIALAIPCSAQLGVILGMLGPYSLKVPLWWIGTLVLVLLLAGTITSRVLPGSKADFFLEIPPMRMPRMGNIFMKTIGRIEWYLKEAVPLFILGTFILFVLDKTHMLKWIEEAASPVVVRFLGLPQEATSVFILGFLRRDYGAAGLFELSKQGLMNENQVIVSIITLSLFVPCLASFFMIIKERGTKTSLLMFSLITVFALLVGGGINLILTLLS; encoded by the coding sequence ATGCAGAAAAAGAAAAAAATAAGAGACGACAGGCGCTCATACAGCAGGATCGTTCTGATCGGAAACCCGAATGTCGGCAAGAGCGTGATCTTCGGACTCCTGACCGGACAATATGTCACGGTTTCAAACTATCCCGGCACCACGGTCGAGGTCGCCTCAGGCAACCTTACGCTCAATAACGAGAAGTTCCTCCTTATTGACTCTCCGGGTGTCAACAGCTTCATTCCGATGAGCGAAGATGAGCGGGTAACGCGGGATATCCTCCTTGCTGAACAGTCCAATAATGTGGTGCTTGTGGCTGACTCAAAAAATCTCAAGCGCGCACTCATGCTCCTGATCCAGCTTGCTGAGATGGCCCTGCCCTGCATCCTCGTCCTGAATATGGAAGATGAGGCAAAGGCACGCGGTATTGATATTGACTATCGGAGGCTGGAAGAGATAGTAGGCATCAAGGTCATCGGCACGGTCGCTCCGCAGCGTAAAGGCATAGGCAAGCTCAGGGATTCCATTCTCATGCCGCAAAACGCCAGGATATCCACAGACTATGGCAAGATCATAGAGGAATACGTGGATTCCATATCATCCCTTCTTCCGGAAGCGCATATCTCGCGCCGGGCGCTCAGCCTTATGATCCTGGCCGGCGATGAGAGTCTGAAGACCTGGGGTATTGCTCACCTCGATCCAAAGACCATTGATAAGATCGAGGACCTGAGGTACGAGGCAGAGACGCGGGCAAAGGAACCGCTCTCCTCAATTATTTCGCGCGCACGGATCGAGGCTGCGGAGAAGGTCGTGCTTGAGGTCCAGACGCAATACGAGCCTGAAGCAGGACATATTGCCCGGTGGCTTGGTAAATGGACCATGCATCCATTTGTGGGCTTATTCTTCGTCCTTTTTGCACTTTTCTGCTTTTATGAATTCGTCGGCAAGTTCGGCGCCGGGACACTGGTAGATTTTTTCCAGAATGTGATCTTTCAGGACTATCTTAATCCGGCAATCGAAAAGACCGTCAAAACGCTGATACCATCGCCCTTTATACAGGACTTTTTTGTGGGCCAGTACGGGCTCTTCACCATGGCGCTCACCTATGCGGTGGCGATCATCCTGCCGATCACCGCGACCTTTTTTATTGCCTTCGGCTTTCTTGAAGACAGCGGTTATCTTCCGCGCATTGCTGTTCTTACGAACGGCGCCTTTTCAAAGATCGGCCTGAACGGCAAGGCTGTTCTGCCGATGGTTCTCGGCCTCGGCTGTGGCACTATGGCGACCATGACCACGCGTATACTCGAAACAAAAAGAGAACGACTGATAGCGACCTTCCTTATTGCGCTCGCTATCCCCTGCTCAGCTCAGCTGGGCGTGATCCTCGGCATGCTCGGCCCCTATTCCCTCAAGGTCCCTCTCTGGTGGATAGGCACGCTGGTCCTCGTTCTCCTGCTTGCCGGAACCATTACATCCAGGGTGCTGCCGGGGAGCAAGGCAGATTTCTTTCTCGAAATACCTCCCATGCGCATGCCCCGCATGGGGAATATTTTCATGAAGACAATCGGCAGGATAGAATGGTATCTGAAGGAGGCTGTTCCCCTTTTCATCCTCGGCACGTTTATCCTTTTCGTGCTTGATAAGACGCATATGCTGAAATGGATAGAAGAAGCAGCATCTCCTGTCGTGGTGCGCTTTCTCGGTCTTCCGCAGGAAGCGACCTCAGTATTCATCCTGGGATTTCTGAGAAGGGACTACGGCGCAGCAGGTCTCTTCGAACTCTCCAAGCAGGGCCTGATGAACGAGAATCAGGTGATCGTGAGCATCATAACCCTGTCACTCTTCGTGCCCTGTCTTGCGAGCTTTTTTATGATCATCAAGGAGCGGGGCACGAAAACGTCGCTGCTGATGTTCTCTCTCATTACGGTCTTTGCCCTTCTCGTCGGCGGCGGCATTAATCTGATATTAACTCTTCTGTCGTAA
- a CDS encoding PBP1A family penicillin-binding protein codes for MKPKLIIIFFLSSILIGGIAGGYVAIARGIPSIDELKNYQAGGGTKIYADDDVMIGELKAEKGIFLSINNMPKQMTNAIVAVEDSRFFKHKGIDYIAIARAIVKDIIHVSLKEGGSTLTQQLAKVVFLSSEKTAKRKLLEAALAFKIEKSLSKQEILELYLNKVYFGHGAYGVEMAARTYFGKSARQLTLSEAAMLAGLVKAPTTYSPFNDLTRAKERQNIVLSRMEEEGYITKQERESAYNQPLYLSSLKKGIEANSYFVEYIRKYLEEKYGEAAVYKTGLKAYTTLNRAMQLSAVNALQNGLREVDKRRGWRGAIETKKGIDIAKELKTRDMGTTVMNNPGDIYTGLVLKVSAQEATIKTRGLLGKLSIKDALWASRTLGKSGSVKVLKDFSLNQILNPGDVVRVSIKSIQKSSVLLALEQEPEVEGALAAVEPYTGFIRAMVGGYDFSRSDFNRAVMAKRQPGSSFKPIIYAAAMDHGFSPASLIVDEPVNYAGGPKGDWTPENYDHKYYGPTRLREALTFSRNVVTVRLVDTMGLDALTNFARTIGISADMPRNLSIALGSFSITPLEMAMAYNVFASNGMKSKPLALKYLTDSKGRILETNEPEPEQAISPQTAFLITSMMEDVVKYGTGWRAKALGRPVAAKTGTTNDYKDAWFVGYTSNLVASVWVGFDNAKTLGAQETGGKAAAPIWTMFMSSAVKGESEGFQQPEGIVSLFIDPKTGLLSRDDSGLKEYFREGTQPKQYSPSRSIWEIRDPSQFNFD; via the coding sequence GTGAAACCAAAGCTCATCATTATCTTCTTCCTTTCGTCCATTCTTATCGGCGGCATTGCAGGCGGCTATGTGGCCATAGCCAGGGGCATTCCTTCCATCGATGAGCTCAAGAATTATCAGGCCGGCGGCGGCACGAAGATCTACGCTGACGATGATGTCATGATCGGCGAGCTCAAGGCAGAAAAGGGTATATTTCTCTCGATCAATAACATGCCGAAACAGATGACCAATGCGATCGTTGCAGTTGAAGACTCACGTTTTTTCAAGCACAAGGGCATAGATTATATTGCCATTGCGCGGGCTATCGTGAAGGATATCATTCATGTAAGCCTGAAAGAAGGCGGCAGCACACTTACCCAGCAGCTTGCCAAGGTCGTTTTCCTTTCATCCGAAAAAACGGCGAAACGCAAACTGCTCGAAGCTGCCCTTGCCTTCAAGATCGAAAAGAGTCTCAGCAAGCAGGAGATCCTTGAACTGTATCTCAACAAGGTCTATTTTGGACACGGGGCGTACGGTGTGGAGATGGCGGCCCGCACCTATTTCGGAAAGTCAGCCAGACAGCTTACCCTGTCAGAGGCTGCCATGCTCGCAGGCCTGGTCAAGGCCCCAACAACCTATTCTCCTTTCAATGATCTCACCCGGGCAAAAGAGCGGCAGAACATAGTCCTGAGCAGAATGGAAGAAGAAGGGTATATCACGAAACAGGAACGGGAAAGCGCTTACAACCAGCCCTTGTACCTCTCGAGCCTGAAAAAAGGCATCGAGGCAAACAGTTATTTCGTCGAATATATCAGGAAGTACCTTGAAGAGAAATATGGGGAAGCGGCTGTGTACAAAACAGGTCTCAAGGCCTATACCACGCTAAACAGGGCCATGCAGCTTTCTGCTGTTAATGCCTTGCAGAACGGCCTGAGAGAAGTTGACAAACGGAGAGGATGGCGCGGTGCGATCGAGACCAAAAAGGGCATTGATATAGCGAAAGAACTGAAGACCCGTGACATGGGAACAACGGTCATGAACAATCCCGGCGATATCTATACCGGCCTGGTGCTGAAAGTCTCTGCTCAGGAGGCAACGATCAAGACCCGGGGACTGTTAGGCAAGCTCTCGATCAAGGATGCGCTCTGGGCATCGAGAACGCTCGGCAAGTCGGGAAGTGTCAAGGTCTTAAAGGACTTCAGCCTCAATCAGATACTCAATCCCGGCGATGTCGTCAGGGTCAGCATCAAGAGCATCCAGAAAAGCAGCGTTTTGCTTGCGCTTGAGCAGGAGCCTGAAGTTGAAGGCGCTCTTGCAGCGGTTGAACCCTACACCGGTTTTATCAGGGCTATGGTCGGCGGATACGATTTTTCGCGGAGCGACTTTAACCGGGCTGTTATGGCGAAGCGGCAGCCTGGATCGTCTTTCAAGCCGATCATCTATGCTGCTGCCATGGACCATGGGTTCTCGCCGGCAAGCCTTATCGTGGATGAGCCTGTCAATTATGCGGGAGGTCCGAAAGGCGACTGGACGCCTGAGAACTATGACCACAAGTATTACGGCCCCACGCGCCTGAGAGAAGCGCTGACCTTTTCGCGAAATGTTGTGACTGTCCGGCTTGTTGATACCATGGGACTTGATGCACTTACGAACTTTGCACGGACCATCGGGATCTCTGCAGATATGCCCCGGAACCTGAGCATCGCGCTCGGTTCATTCAGCATCACGCCTCTTGAAATGGCAATGGCGTACAATGTTTTTGCGAGCAACGGCATGAAGTCAAAACCCCTCGCCCTGAAATATCTGACCGACAGCAAGGGCAGAATCCTCGAGACAAACGAACCTGAGCCTGAACAGGCGATCAGCCCCCAGACAGCATTTCTCATAACCTCCATGATGGAAGATGTCGTAAAATACGGCACAGGCTGGCGGGCCAAGGCCCTTGGCAGACCTGTTGCGGCAAAGACTGGTACAACAAACGATTATAAAGACGCATGGTTTGTCGGGTACACGTCAAACCTTGTGGCATCAGTATGGGTCGGGTTTGATAATGCAAAAACTCTCGGGGCTCAGGAGACCGGGGGAAAGGCTGCTGCACCGATCTGGACCATGTTCATGAGCAGCGCAGTCAAAGGAGAATCTGAAGGATTTCAGCAGCCTGAAGGCATTGTGAGCCTTTTTATAGACCCCAAGACCGGGCTTCTTTCCCGGGACGACTCGGGTCTGAAAGAATACTTCAGGGAAGGTACGCAGCCGAAGCAGTATTCGCCATCCAGATCCATATGGGAAATAAGAGATCCGAGCCAATTCAACTTTGATTAA
- a CDS encoding transcriptional repressor, whose amino-acid sequence MDSRTFKDFLVGRGLKLTKERMAVVGEIFSTHGHFEPEHLYFKIRGAGIKASRASVYRTLNLLVASGLVERISRTEKGNVYELTFGHKHHDHMVCTDCGEVIEFYSENLETIQNDICTKYSFEGTSHTLEIRGQCRTCRKRKK is encoded by the coding sequence ATGGATAGCAGAACCTTTAAGGATTTTCTTGTCGGACGCGGCCTGAAGCTGACCAAGGAGCGCATGGCAGTGGTTGGCGAGATCTTTTCTACGCATGGCCATTTTGAGCCTGAGCACCTTTACTTCAAGATCAGGGGCGCAGGCATCAAGGCCTCGCGCGCCTCAGTATACAGGACCCTGAACCTGCTTGTGGCGAGCGGACTGGTAGAACGCATTTCGAGGACAGAAAAGGGAAATGTCTATGAACTCACGTTCGGCCACAAGCACCATGACCATATGGTCTGTACAGATTGCGGCGAAGTGATCGAGTTCTATTCCGAAAATCTGGAGACGATCCAGAACGATATATGCACAAAATACAGTTTTGAAGGAACGAGCCACACACTCGAGATACGGGGTCAATGCAGAACATGCAGAAAAAGAAAAAAATAA